One genomic window of Hymenobacter sp. J193 includes the following:
- a CDS encoding class I SAM-dependent rRNA methyltransferase produces MPTASVTLKPGKDQSLRRLHPWVFSGAIGRMRGEVVEGELVAVHAANGELLGVGHYAPGSIAVRMLAFGTEAQWPDAAFWEEKIRNAYQLRQGLGLTGTGNTNVYRLAHAEGDGMPGLIIDVYGDTAVVQTHSAGMYKARPLIAQALQAVIPGLRAIYDKSAETVPTKAAPDAQNGYLFGESSGQEHVVQENGHPFAVDWETGQKTGFFIDQRDNRSLLARYAPGRRVLNTFCYTGGFSSYALMAGAELVHSVDSSKKAIELTERNAALTGLQDRHEAYAQDVFSFLKDRHNQYDLIVLDPPAFAKHLSARHNALMGYKRLNVAGLRQIAPGGLLFTFSCSQVVSMELFEGAILAAAIEAGRPARILHRLTQPADHPVSLFHPEGEYLKGLVLAVE; encoded by the coding sequence ATGCCCACTGCTTCCGTAACGCTTAAACCCGGTAAAGACCAGTCCCTTCGTCGCCTGCACCCGTGGGTCTTTTCCGGGGCCATTGGCCGCATGCGGGGCGAAGTTGTGGAAGGCGAACTAGTGGCCGTTCACGCGGCCAACGGTGAGCTGCTGGGTGTGGGGCACTACGCGCCCGGCTCCATTGCCGTGCGGATGCTGGCTTTCGGTACCGAGGCCCAGTGGCCGGACGCGGCTTTCTGGGAAGAGAAAATTCGTAATGCCTACCAGCTTCGCCAGGGGCTAGGCCTCACGGGCACTGGCAACACCAACGTGTACCGCCTTGCTCACGCCGAGGGCGACGGTATGCCCGGCCTGATTATCGATGTATACGGCGACACAGCCGTCGTGCAAACTCACAGTGCTGGTATGTACAAGGCCCGCCCACTCATTGCGCAGGCACTCCAAGCCGTAATTCCCGGGCTGCGGGCCATCTACGATAAAAGTGCCGAAACCGTGCCGACGAAAGCCGCGCCCGACGCCCAGAACGGCTACCTGTTTGGGGAAAGCAGCGGGCAGGAGCATGTTGTGCAAGAAAACGGCCACCCTTTCGCCGTAGATTGGGAGACGGGTCAGAAAACGGGCTTCTTCATCGACCAGCGCGACAACCGCAGCCTGCTGGCCCGCTACGCGCCCGGCCGTCGGGTACTCAACACGTTCTGCTACACGGGCGGCTTTAGCTCCTACGCTCTCATGGCCGGGGCTGAGCTGGTTCACTCCGTCGATTCCAGCAAAAAAGCCATTGAGCTAACGGAGCGCAACGCTGCCCTTACCGGCCTGCAGGACCGTCACGAAGCCTACGCCCAGGATGTGTTCAGCTTCCTTAAGGACCGTCACAACCAGTACGACCTGATTGTGCTGGACCCGCCGGCTTTTGCCAAGCACCTTTCGGCCCGCCACAATGCTCTGATGGGCTACAAGCGCCTGAATGTGGCCGGATTACGCCAGATTGCGCCCGGGGGGCTGCTGTTTACGTTCAGCTGCTCGCAGGTAGTGAGCATGGAGTTGTTTGAGGGTGCTATTCTCGCCGCGGCCATCGAAGCCGGCCGACCCGCCCGCATCCTGCACCGCCTCACCCAGCCTGCCGACCACCCCGTGAGTCTCTTCCACCCCGAAGGCGAATACCTGAAAGGCTTGGTTCTGGCGGTAGAGTAG